The Opitutales bacterium ASA1 genome window below encodes:
- a CDS encoding phospholipase, translating to MKLLFVHGWSVTHTDTYGGMPEALRRLARGRDLELRIADVFLGRYVSFQDEVRMGDLERAFERAVRDALGAPAGEPIPRFSCITHSTGGPLVRSWMDRYYGAKALVDCPLEHLIMLAPANHGSPLAQLGKATIGRIKACFEGIEPGVQILDWLEMGSAGQRELNERFLDYDLVKSHAAGGRHFPVVLTGETIDRSLYDFVNSYTGETGSDGVVRTAGANLDMHWLTLEQTDEPVKVRGCRDATTLVVAKRGLRRAPPTPFRIIPDASHSGAKIGILKSVKPENAAEKDVVTQIFDVLAIRDGDGYEAYRKSCDAANAVLQKPGERSFQIVFRVLDDQGAPVADFDLILLGGPAYDPNALPKGFFRDRQRNRNSPNTIVYYLNHDRFTSVVEGRFGLRVLARPDCGFAWYAPAEFRSDALTIDKVVDPNVTTYIDIVLKRRVDREAVRFDPESGGRRKFSKEKPSGASVP from the coding sequence ATGAAACTGCTCTTCGTGCACGGGTGGAGCGTCACGCACACCGACACCTACGGCGGCATGCCGGAGGCCCTCCGCCGCCTCGCCCGCGGGCGCGACCTCGAGTTGCGCATCGCCGACGTCTTTCTCGGCCGCTACGTCAGCTTCCAAGACGAAGTCCGCATGGGCGACCTCGAGCGTGCGTTCGAGCGAGCCGTCCGAGATGCCCTCGGAGCGCCGGCGGGCGAACCCATCCCGCGCTTTTCGTGCATCACGCACTCCACCGGCGGCCCGCTCGTGCGCTCTTGGATGGACCGCTACTACGGCGCGAAGGCGCTGGTGGATTGTCCCCTCGAGCACCTGATCATGCTCGCGCCGGCCAATCACGGCTCGCCCCTCGCCCAACTCGGCAAAGCCACGATCGGCCGGATCAAGGCTTGTTTCGAGGGCATCGAACCCGGCGTGCAGATCCTCGATTGGTTGGAGATGGGCAGCGCCGGACAACGCGAACTCAACGAGCGCTTCCTCGACTACGATCTCGTGAAGTCGCACGCGGCCGGTGGCCGGCACTTCCCGGTCGTACTCACGGGCGAGACGATCGATCGATCGCTTTACGACTTCGTCAACAGCTACACCGGTGAGACCGGGTCCGACGGCGTGGTGCGCACGGCCGGTGCCAACCTCGACATGCATTGGCTCACGCTCGAACAAACCGACGAGCCCGTAAAGGTGCGCGGGTGCCGCGACGCGACGACGCTGGTCGTCGCGAAGAGGGGCCTCCGTCGCGCGCCGCCGACGCCGTTCCGAATCATTCCCGACGCCTCCCACTCCGGCGCGAAGATCGGCATCCTCAAGAGCGTGAAGCCGGAGAACGCCGCGGAGAAGGACGTGGTCACACAAATCTTCGACGTGCTCGCGATCCGGGACGGTGACGGCTACGAGGCGTATCGAAAAAGTTGCGACGCGGCCAACGCGGTCCTCCAGAAACCGGGCGAGCGCAGCTTCCAAATCGTATTCAGAGTGCTCGACGACCAAGGCGCTCCGGTCGCGGACTTCGACCTCATCCTGCTCGGCGGTCCGGCCTACGATCCGAATGCGCTGCCCAAAGGCTTCTTTCGCGACCGTCAACGCAACCGCAATTCACCGAACACGATCGTCTACTACTTGAACCACGATCGCTTCACGAGCGTGGTGGAGGGGCGCTTCGGTCTACGCGTACTCGCTCGCCCGGATTGCGGCTTCGCCTGGTACGCGCCCGCCGAGTTCCGTTCCGATGCGCTCACCATCGACAAGGTGGTCGATCCCAACGTCACGACCTACATCGACATCGTGTTGAAGCGCCGGGTCGATCGCGAGGCCGTGCGATTCGATCCGGAGTCCGGAGGGCGCCGCAAGTTCTCGAAGGAAAAGCCCTCCGGCGCATCGGTGCCCTGA